The following coding sequences lie in one Paenibacillus durus ATCC 35681 genomic window:
- a CDS encoding AbrB/MazE/SpoVT family DNA-binding domain-containing protein → MMKSTGIVRKVDELGRVVIPIELRRTLGIGEKDALEIYVDGERIMLKKYEPACIFCGNAENVTYFKGKIVCNECISTIPAPVTN, encoded by the coding sequence ATGATGAAATCAACGGGCATTGTAAGAAAAGTAGACGAACTGGGACGGGTTGTTATTCCGATCGAGCTGCGCCGCACGCTGGGTATTGGAGAGAAAGATGCTCTCGAGATCTATGTCGACGGTGAACGGATCATGTTGAAAAAATATGAGCCTGCCTGCATTTTCTGCGGCAACGCTGAGAATGTTACTTACTTCAAAGGAAAAATTGTTTGCAATGAATGTATTTCAACTATCCCTGCCCCTGTGACAAATTAA
- a CDS encoding HD domain-containing protein: MQQPLTEEKVFKDPVHNYIHVQDSIIWRLINTKEFQRLRRIRQLGTTYLTFHGAEHSRFSHSLGVYEITRRIISQFERSGYKDWFPEERLVALCAALLHDLGHGPFSHSIEEAFQMNHEDWTCRIILEDTGITEILKEVEEDFPQKVASVIRKNYEHDIVVNLVSSPLDADRMDYLLRDAYYTGVNYGTIDIDRILRVLRPYHGRVVVKESGMHAIEDYLMSRYQMYWQVYFHPVTRSSEIILRQVFRRAKQLFNEGYSFRFMVEPLTDLFRGEVSVQQYLQLDEALVQATFMQWTSEQDELLSDLCSRFIHRKLYKYVEMESLDMETIDDIRRSFASAGLNPEYDLEVDFPTDLPYDVFRPEEGFHGKQILLLDRQERLREISEVSDIVRSISGIHRGRYHLYYPQDKLEKALPMLSESIKELFDLH, encoded by the coding sequence ATGCAGCAGCCGCTCACTGAAGAAAAAGTATTTAAAGACCCGGTTCACAATTATATTCACGTACAGGATTCGATCATTTGGCGCCTGATTAATACGAAGGAATTTCAGCGTCTGCGCCGCATCCGCCAGCTTGGGACGACCTACCTGACCTTCCATGGAGCCGAGCACAGCCGGTTCTCCCATTCGCTTGGGGTATACGAAATTACGCGGCGCATTATCTCCCAATTTGAACGCAGCGGTTATAAAGATTGGTTCCCGGAGGAAAGGCTGGTTGCGCTGTGCGCGGCGCTTTTGCATGATCTGGGACACGGACCGTTCTCCCATTCTATAGAAGAAGCTTTTCAAATGAATCATGAAGACTGGACCTGCCGCATTATATTAGAAGATACTGGAATTACCGAGATTTTGAAGGAAGTAGAGGAAGATTTTCCGCAAAAAGTGGCTTCGGTCATCCGCAAAAACTATGAGCATGATATTGTTGTCAATTTGGTGTCGAGTCCGCTGGATGCCGACCGGATGGATTATCTGCTGCGCGACGCTTATTACACCGGGGTTAACTACGGCACGATCGACATCGACCGTATTTTGCGGGTGCTTCGTCCTTATCACGGGCGGGTAGTGGTGAAGGAATCGGGGATGCATGCGATTGAGGATTATTTAATGTCGAGGTACCAAATGTACTGGCAGGTCTATTTCCATCCGGTCACGCGCAGCTCGGAAATTATTTTGCGCCAGGTATTCCGCCGGGCCAAGCAGCTGTTCAATGAGGGTTACTCCTTCCGGTTTATGGTTGAACCGCTGACTGATTTATTTCGCGGCGAGGTGAGTGTGCAGCAGTATTTGCAGCTGGATGAAGCACTTGTACAGGCAACGTTTATGCAGTGGACCTCGGAACAGGATGAGCTGCTGAGCGACTTGTGCAGCCGCTTCATTCATCGTAAACTGTATAAATATGTAGAAATGGAAAGTCTCGACATGGAGACAATTGATGACATTCGCCGCAGCTTCGCCTCGGCTGGACTGAACCCGGAATACGACCTGGAAGTTGATTTTCCGACAGATTTGCCCTACGATGTATTTCGGCCGGAAGAGGGCTTTCACGGCAAGCAAATTCTGCTGCTCGATCGTCAAGAAAGGCTGCGCGAAATCTCCGAGGTGTCGGACATCGTCCGCTCTATAAGCGGGATTCACCGCGGCCGTTATCATCTCTATTATCCGCAGGATAAGCTGGAAAAAGCGCTGCCAATGCTTTCTGAATCCATTAAGGAATTATTTGATTTACACTAA
- a CDS encoding TatD family hydrolase, with translation MQLFDTHTHLDASHFDGDREETIARALEAGVTKMVNVGFNRETIPSTLKLAESYDFIYAAVGWHPTDAIDMQDGDLDWIASLCGHDKVVAIGEIGLDYYWDTSPKEVQHTVFRRQIGLARELKMPIVIHNRDAHEDVVRILREEKAAEIGGIMHSFSGSWETAKMCLDLGFHLSFGGPITFKNARVPKEVLAQVPLDRLLIETDSPYLTPHPYRGKRNESAHVRLVAEAAAEIKGIEVEKLAEITYANALERFGIR, from the coding sequence ATGCAGCTTTTCGACACTCATACCCATTTGGATGCTTCACATTTCGACGGCGACCGTGAAGAGACGATTGCCCGCGCCCTGGAGGCGGGAGTAACCAAAATGGTCAATGTCGGCTTTAACCGGGAAACGATTCCGTCCACACTGAAACTCGCCGAATCCTATGATTTTATTTATGCAGCGGTAGGCTGGCATCCGACGGATGCCATTGATATGCAGGACGGAGACCTCGATTGGATTGCTTCGCTGTGCGGGCATGATAAGGTTGTCGCCATTGGAGAAATAGGGCTCGATTACTACTGGGACACTTCGCCTAAGGAGGTCCAGCATACGGTGTTCCGGCGTCAGATCGGTCTTGCACGCGAGCTGAAAATGCCGATTGTCATTCATAACCGGGATGCTCATGAGGATGTGGTCCGCATTCTCCGTGAAGAAAAGGCAGCGGAAATCGGCGGGATCATGCACTCCTTCTCGGGCAGCTGGGAGACAGCCAAAATGTGTCTGGATCTCGGCTTTCACCTTTCCTTTGGCGGGCCGATTACGTTCAAGAACGCCCGGGTGCCGAAAGAGGTGCTGGCGCAGGTTCCGCTGGACCGTCTGCTGATCGAAACGGACTCTCCTTACCTAACGCCTCACCCCTACCGGGGCAAGCGTAATGAGAGTGCTCATGTGAGATTGGTGGCAGAAGCTGCAGCTGAAATTAAGGGCATCGAAGTGGAAAAATTGGCGGAAATTACGTATGCGAACGCACTGGAACGATTTGGCATTCGGTGA
- a CDS encoding 3D domain-containing protein translates to MGVFQPEVSHDSQSSSRSNAFRLWWEQVNIRAWSLRAWSLAGVIGIAIALLITLYVRSQSSKQIVLEIDGKVHTLETREALLGEVLAKQPIPLKPYDKISAGLSDRIEDGDRIVIDRAQELILTEGGKTKTLYTTEDTIGQAISSLGITLGTHDKVFPSLDTAVTARTEVKVIRINKQVVKRTKSLPFRVIKTADPSLIAGKVRVAQAGKPGVIVQHIEKTYQDGKLVSMRMVGKEVQTVTKNKVVAVGTKAVPKPAAVNISFSSSSKAGVNFEYKKVIKNVSMTAYSSEEPGIGTRTASGTRVTEGRTIAVDPRVIPIGWWVYIEGLGFRRAEDTGGAIRGNKIDVYYDSLSHARSFGRKSRAVYVIGPVKPELD, encoded by the coding sequence ATGGGCGTATTCCAACCAGAGGTATCCCATGATTCGCAATCATCCAGCAGGTCTAATGCATTTAGGTTATGGTGGGAGCAAGTGAATATACGCGCATGGTCTTTGCGCGCGTGGTCACTGGCGGGCGTGATCGGGATAGCAATCGCGCTGCTTATTACACTGTATGTACGCTCTCAAAGCAGCAAACAAATCGTTTTAGAGATAGACGGGAAGGTTCATACTCTGGAGACGCGTGAAGCGCTTCTAGGGGAAGTCCTGGCCAAACAGCCGATTCCGCTCAAACCGTATGACAAAATTTCGGCGGGCCTTAGCGATCGAATCGAGGACGGCGACAGGATCGTTATTGACCGGGCGCAGGAGTTAATCCTGACTGAAGGCGGAAAGACAAAGACGCTGTATACGACCGAAGATACAATCGGTCAGGCCATTAGCAGCCTGGGTATCACCCTGGGTACCCACGACAAGGTATTTCCTTCGCTAGACACCGCAGTTACCGCCAGAACGGAAGTCAAGGTTATCCGCATCAACAAGCAGGTTGTGAAGCGGACGAAAAGCTTGCCTTTCCGAGTAATCAAGACGGCGGACCCCTCCCTCATCGCAGGGAAAGTACGAGTAGCGCAAGCCGGCAAGCCGGGCGTAATAGTCCAGCATATTGAGAAAACCTATCAGGACGGTAAGTTGGTCTCAATGCGCATGGTTGGCAAAGAAGTGCAGACGGTGACTAAGAATAAGGTTGTCGCCGTAGGTACGAAAGCCGTTCCCAAACCCGCTGCCGTGAACATTTCTTTCTCCAGCTCCAGCAAAGCAGGCGTAAACTTCGAATACAAAAAAGTAATCAAGAACGTTTCAATGACCGCATATTCCTCGGAAGAACCGGGAATCGGCACGCGAACAGCTTCCGGAACACGCGTAACGGAAGGCCGGACCATTGCAGTGGATCCTCGTGTGATTCCAATCGGTTGGTGGGTATACATCGAGGGACTGGGATTCCGCCGCGCAGAGGATACCGGAGGCGCTATCAGAGGCAATAAGATTGACGTTTATTATGATTCATTGAGCCATGCGCGCAGTTTCGGCCGCAAGTCGCGCGCCGTTTACGTCATCGGTCCGGTTAAACCGGAGCTGGATTAA
- the rnmV gene encoding ribonuclease M5, which yields MIKELIVVEGKSDTAAVKRAVDADTIETGGSAVDKRVIAKIALAAARRGVIILTDPDHAGERIRKIVSSKVPGCKHAFIPEEDATLKGDIGVENASPEAIRHALENVHTSFEGAPILIEIEDLMAAGLIVHPKAAQRRMALGNILGIGYCNGKQLYKRLSMFGITPEEFAKAVAQIEQGGLSS from the coding sequence ATGATTAAAGAATTGATTGTCGTGGAAGGCAAAAGCGATACAGCCGCTGTCAAAAGAGCGGTCGATGCCGACACGATTGAAACCGGCGGTTCAGCGGTGGATAAACGGGTAATCGCCAAGATCGCCCTTGCGGCAGCGCGGCGGGGTGTCATTATCCTGACCGATCCGGACCATGCGGGAGAACGGATACGCAAGATTGTCTCATCGAAGGTGCCGGGGTGCAAGCATGCTTTCATTCCGGAGGAGGACGCAACGCTAAAGGGCGATATCGGTGTCGAGAACGCCTCGCCGGAAGCGATCCGCCATGCGCTGGAGAATGTGCATACTTCCTTCGAGGGAGCGCCGATTCTGATTGAGATAGAAGACCTCATGGCTGCGGGTCTGATTGTGCATCCTAAAGCTGCGCAGCGGAGAATGGCGCTTGGCAATATACTTGGCATCGGTTACTGTAACGGCAAGCAGCTGTACAAGCGGTTGTCCATGTTTGGAATTACGCCTGAAGAGTTTGCAAAAGCGGTTGCGCAAATTGAGCAGGGAGGTCTATCCTCATGA
- the rsmA gene encoding 16S rRNA (adenine(1518)-N(6)/adenine(1519)-N(6))-dimethyltransferase RsmA, producing the protein MSGREEISSPRRTKEIIAAHGFSFKKSLGQNFLIDQNILNKIVDAAGLGKDTGALEIGPGIGALTERLAQTAGAVTAVEIDQRLIPILQEVLSPYPHVKIRHADVLNVNLHELFAEDFAEVGKVSVVANLPYYVTTPILMKLLEEKLPLANIVVMIQKEVAERMAASPGGKDYGSLSIAVQYYSEPELICTVPHTVFIPQPNVESAVIRLKVRERPPVEVKDERHFFEVVRASFTQRRKTISNNLKARFFPGEGRERLEALLGEAGIQPSRRGETLSLAEYARLSDVLLAAGIS; encoded by the coding sequence ATGAGCGGAAGGGAAGAAATTTCGTCCCCGAGACGTACCAAGGAGATTATTGCGGCTCACGGATTTTCGTTCAAGAAAAGCTTGGGCCAGAACTTTTTGATCGACCAAAATATCTTAAATAAAATTGTAGACGCAGCCGGTCTGGGTAAGGATACCGGAGCTCTTGAGATCGGTCCCGGCATCGGCGCGCTTACTGAACGTCTGGCGCAGACAGCGGGGGCTGTGACGGCCGTAGAGATCGACCAGCGGCTGATCCCGATTCTGCAGGAGGTGCTGTCTCCGTATCCGCATGTAAAGATACGCCATGCCGATGTGCTGAATGTGAACCTGCATGAACTGTTCGCCGAGGATTTCGCGGAAGTTGGCAAGGTCAGCGTAGTCGCTAATTTGCCTTATTATGTGACGACTCCGATTCTGATGAAGCTGCTGGAGGAAAAGCTGCCGCTGGCGAACATTGTTGTGATGATTCAAAAAGAGGTCGCCGAGCGGATGGCGGCGTCGCCGGGAGGCAAGGATTACGGCAGCCTGAGCATTGCCGTGCAGTATTACAGCGAGCCGGAGCTGATCTGCACGGTGCCGCACACCGTATTTATTCCCCAGCCGAATGTGGAATCGGCCGTCATCCGGCTGAAGGTCAGAGAGCGTCCGCCCGTCGAGGTGAAGGACGAGCGGCATTTTTTTGAAGTGGTGCGTGCCTCCTTTACACAGCGGCGCAAAACCATATCCAACAATTTGAAAGCCCGCTTCTTTCCTGGTGAGGGTAGAGAACGGCTGGAGGCGCTGCTCGGTGAGGCCGGAATTCAGCCTTCCCGCCGCGGCGAGACGCTGAGTCTGGCGGAATATGCGCGCCTAAGCGACGTGCTGCTTGCGGCAGGAATTTCATAG
- the yabG gene encoding sporulation peptidase YabG translates to MNLGDLVVRRSYGGDVTFRVEHIVRNQAIIKGTEFRLLADAPLDDLVQVPAEAMTEQGQRARIKAAESLTELRKDQQERIRLGFLSTAGIWEQTPKEASYFELPGKVLHLDGDPAYLNKSLSLYEQLGIPSEGHHVREAEMASILYRLLPRVRPNIVVLTGHDGVLKSLPTYDLHSLSSYKNSQNFVAAIRVARDYERHYDALTVIAGACQSHFEALLGAGANFASSPGRILIHALDPVYVAAKAALTSIRETINLNDVLNHTISGSQGLGGIETRGSLRIGMPRLQDLSTLKVTPSAI, encoded by the coding sequence ATGAATTTGGGAGATTTGGTCGTTCGAAGATCTTATGGCGGTGATGTGACTTTTCGGGTGGAGCATATAGTGCGAAATCAGGCCATCATCAAAGGAACCGAATTTCGGCTGCTGGCGGACGCTCCGCTGGATGATCTGGTTCAGGTGCCTGCCGAGGCCATGACGGAGCAGGGACAACGCGCACGGATCAAAGCGGCGGAATCGCTGACGGAGCTGAGAAAGGATCAGCAGGAGCGGATCAGGCTTGGCTTCCTGAGTACGGCGGGGATTTGGGAGCAGACGCCCAAGGAAGCTTCTTACTTTGAGCTTCCCGGAAAAGTGCTGCATCTTGACGGCGATCCGGCTTATTTGAATAAAAGCCTCAGCCTGTATGAGCAGCTGGGCATTCCGTCTGAAGGTCATCATGTGCGGGAAGCGGAGATGGCCTCCATACTGTACCGGCTGCTGCCCAGAGTCCGTCCCAATATTGTGGTGCTTACCGGTCATGACGGTGTGCTTAAGTCGCTGCCAACTTACGATCTGCACAGCTTAAGCAGTTATAAAAATTCGCAAAATTTCGTTGCCGCCATTCGGGTGGCCAGAGATTACGAACGCCACTATGACGCGCTGACGGTAATCGCCGGCGCCTGCCAGTCGCATTTCGAAGCGCTGCTTGGGGCCGGCGCGAATTTTGCCAGTTCCCCGGGACGCATTCTGATTCATGCGCTGGACCCGGTGTATGTCGCGGCAAAAGCCGCTCTGACTTCCATAAGGGAAACGATCAACTTAAACGACGTGCTGAATCATACGATCAGCGGCAGCCAGGGACTGGGCGGGATCGAAACCCGAGGAAGCTTGCGGATTGGCATGCCGCGGCTGCAGGATTTATCTACGCTGAAAGTAACACCTTCCGCCATATAA
- the veg gene encoding biofilm formation stimulator Veg — protein MANNALLEIKRSLEAHVGSKITLRANGGRRKTVERTGVLEETYPSVFIVKLDQEQQSLGRVSYSYADILTESVEITVCKDDVRMPLMHAKA, from the coding sequence ATGGCTAATAACGCGCTGTTGGAAATTAAACGCAGTCTCGAAGCTCATGTCGGTTCTAAGATTACGTTACGAGCAAACGGTGGTCGGCGCAAGACGGTCGAGCGCACCGGTGTCCTGGAAGAAACGTACCCTTCTGTATTTATTGTCAAACTGGATCAGGAGCAGCAGTCATTGGGGCGCGTCTCCTACAGCTATGCCGATATTCTTACCGAGTCCGTGGAGATTACGGTATGTAAGGACGATGTTCGGATGCCGCTCATGCATGCCAAAGCGTAA
- a CDS encoding small, acid-soluble spore protein, alpha/beta type, which produces MSRRRRSMMSEELKTELAKELGFYDTVEREGWGGIRAKDAGNMVKRAIQLAEQAARKS; this is translated from the coding sequence ATGAGCCGCAGAAGACGTAGCATGATGTCCGAGGAGCTGAAGACGGAGCTGGCAAAAGAGCTCGGCTTCTATGACACCGTGGAGCGCGAGGGCTGGGGAGGAATCCGGGCGAAGGATGCCGGGAACATGGTGAAGAGAGCGATTCAGCTTGCCGAGCAGGCTGCCCGGAAATCTTAG